A genomic window from Bubalus bubalis isolate 160015118507 breed Murrah chromosome 11, NDDB_SH_1, whole genome shotgun sequence includes:
- the HOMEZ gene encoding homeobox and leucine zipper protein Homez isoform X2 translates to MVQGWEPPPGLDCAISEGHKSESTMPPNKEASSLNSSPAGLICLPPISEELQLVWTQAAQTSELDSNEHLLQTFSYFPYPSLADIALLCLRYGLQMEKVKTWFMAQRLRCGISWSSEEIEETRARVVYHRDQLHFKSLLSFTHHAGRPPEEMPPSPVPPPEQVGLGIVPLTLSEPTQMKGLKGLANGAPATSKPLQPLGCAPQPLSPNEQALPPQLEPAWPQGLRHNSASGRVGPAEYLSPDMQRQRKTKRKTKEQLAILKSFFLQCQWARREDYHKLEQITGLPRPEIIQWFGDTRYALKHGQLKWFRDNAVPGAPSFQDPAVPTPPPSTRSLNEWAETPPLPNPPPPPDIRPLERYWATHQQLRESDIPQLSQASRLSTQQVLDWFDSRLPEPAEVVVCLDEEEEEEEEELPEDGEEEEEEDDEDDDDDVIIQD, encoded by the exons ATGGTGCAAGGCTGGGAGCCGCCGCCCGGGCTGGACTGCG CTATCTCTGAAGGGCACAAATCAGAAAGCACCATGCCTCCTAATAAAGAGGCCAGCAGTCTTAATAGCTCCCCTGCGGGCCTCATCTGCCTCCCTCCAATCTCTGAGGAGCTACAGCTTGTGTGGACCCAAGCAGCCCAGACCAGTGAGCTGGACAGCAATGAACACTTGCTCCAAACCTTCAGCTACTTCCCCTATCCCAGTTTAGcagacattgcccttctttgcctACGCTATGGGCTGCAGATGGAGAAAGTCAAGACTTGGTTCATGGCCCAGCGCCTTCGCTGTGGCATTAGCTGGTCATCTGAAGAAATTGAAGAGACTCGAGCCCGAGTAGTCTACCATCGGGACCAACTCCATTTCAAATCCCTTCTCTCTTTTACTCATCATGCAGGGCGGCCCCCAGAGGAAATGCCTCCTTCTCCTGTGCCACCTCCGGAACAAGTTGGTCTTGGAATAGTGCccctgactcttagcgagcccaccCAGATGAAAGGATTGAAG gGACTGGCTAATGGAGCTCCTGCCACCTCTAAGCCTCTCCAGCCACTGGGCTGTGCCCCACAACCATTGTCACCCAATGAACAGGCACTACCCCCACAGCTGGAGCCAGCCTGGCCCCAGGGGCTAAGGCATAACTCAGCATCAGGTAGGGTTGGCCCTGCAGAGTATCTTTCCCCAGACATGCAACGCCAGCGAAAGACCAAGCGCAAAACCAAAGAGCAGTTGGCTATCCTCAAATCGTTTTTTCTACAGTGCCAATGGGCACGGCGTGAGGATTACCATAAATTAGAGCAGATCACTGGTTTACCTCGGCCTGAGATTATTCAGTGGTTTGGTGACACACGCTATGCCTTGAAGCATGGGCAACTAAAGTGGTTTCGGGACAATGCAGTACCTGGTGCCCCTAGCTTCCAGGATCCAGCAGTTCCCACACCACCACCTTCAACCCGCTCCTTGAATGAATGGGCTGAGACACCACCTCTGCCAAATCCCCCGCCCCCACCGGATATACGACCCTTAGAGAGGTACTGGGCAACCCACCAACAGCTCCGGGAAAGTGATATCCCTCAACTGAGTCAGGCATCAAGGCTTAGCACCCAGCAGGTACTGGATTGGTTTGACTCTCGATTACCTGAGCCAGCTGAAGTGGTGGTCTGTCTagatgaagaggaggaagaggaggaggaggaactgccagaagatggtgaagaggaggaggaggaggacgacgAGGATGATGACGATGATGTGATCATCCAGGACTga
- the HOMEZ gene encoding homeobox and leucine zipper protein Homez isoform X3 gives MPPNKEASSLNSSPAGLICLPPISEELQLVWTQAAQTSELDSNEHLLQTFSYFPYPSLADIALLCLRYGLQMEKVKTWFMAQRLRCGISWSSEEIEETRARVVYHRDQLHFKSLLSFTHHAGRPPEEMPPSPVPPPEQVGLGIVPLTLSEPTQMKGLKVEPEESLSHQKAKEPLMVPGSGAFPHQSQFWQDHQCSGLSKEQAGRCPDQSHSLATASWNHATAVHQPCARDKPQSISLLASSCKKESASNVTPPSSTSSSSFQGLANGAPATSKPLQPLGCAPQPLSPNEQALPPQLEPAWPQGLRHNSASGRVGPAEYLSPDMQRQRKTKRKTKEQLAILKSFFLQCQWARREDYHKLEQITGLPRPEIIQWFGDTRYALKHGQLKWFRDNAVPGAPSFQDPAVPTPPPSTRSLNEWAETPPLPNPPPPPDIRPLERYWATHQQLRESDIPQLSQASRLSTQQVLDWFDSRLPEPAEVVVCLDEEEEEEEEELPEDGEEEEEEDDEDDDDDVIIQD, from the coding sequence ATGCCTCCTAATAAAGAGGCCAGCAGTCTTAATAGCTCCCCTGCGGGCCTCATCTGCCTCCCTCCAATCTCTGAGGAGCTACAGCTTGTGTGGACCCAAGCAGCCCAGACCAGTGAGCTGGACAGCAATGAACACTTGCTCCAAACCTTCAGCTACTTCCCCTATCCCAGTTTAGcagacattgcccttctttgcctACGCTATGGGCTGCAGATGGAGAAAGTCAAGACTTGGTTCATGGCCCAGCGCCTTCGCTGTGGCATTAGCTGGTCATCTGAAGAAATTGAAGAGACTCGAGCCCGAGTAGTCTACCATCGGGACCAACTCCATTTCAAATCCCTTCTCTCTTTTACTCATCATGCAGGGCGGCCCCCAGAGGAAATGCCTCCTTCTCCTGTGCCACCTCCGGAACAAGTTGGTCTTGGAATAGTGCccctgactcttagcgagcccaccCAGATGAAAGGATTGAAGGTAGAGCCTGAGGAgtcactgagtcaccagaaagCAAAGGAGCCCCTGATGGTACCTGGCAGTGGGGCATTTCCCCACCAATCGCAATTTTGGCAGGATCATCAATGCAGTGGCCTCTCCAAGGAGCAGGCAGGCAGGTGTCCCGACCAGTCACACAGCCTAGCTACTGCTTCCTGGAACCATGCCACAGCTGTCCACCAGCCCTGTGCTCGGGATAAGCCCCAATCCATCTCATTACTTGCCAGTAGTTGTAAGAAGGAGTCAGCATCTAATGTGACTCCTCCTTCCTctacctcttcttcctctttccaggGACTGGCTAATGGAGCTCCTGCCACCTCTAAGCCTCTCCAGCCACTGGGCTGTGCCCCACAACCATTGTCACCCAATGAACAGGCACTACCCCCACAGCTGGAGCCAGCCTGGCCCCAGGGGCTAAGGCATAACTCAGCATCAGGTAGGGTTGGCCCTGCAGAGTATCTTTCCCCAGACATGCAACGCCAGCGAAAGACCAAGCGCAAAACCAAAGAGCAGTTGGCTATCCTCAAATCGTTTTTTCTACAGTGCCAATGGGCACGGCGTGAGGATTACCATAAATTAGAGCAGATCACTGGTTTACCTCGGCCTGAGATTATTCAGTGGTTTGGTGACACACGCTATGCCTTGAAGCATGGGCAACTAAAGTGGTTTCGGGACAATGCAGTACCTGGTGCCCCTAGCTTCCAGGATCCAGCAGTTCCCACACCACCACCTTCAACCCGCTCCTTGAATGAATGGGCTGAGACACCACCTCTGCCAAATCCCCCGCCCCCACCGGATATACGACCCTTAGAGAGGTACTGGGCAACCCACCAACAGCTCCGGGAAAGTGATATCCCTCAACTGAGTCAGGCATCAAGGCTTAGCACCCAGCAGGTACTGGATTGGTTTGACTCTCGATTACCTGAGCCAGCTGAAGTGGTGGTCTGTCTagatgaagaggaggaagaggaggaggaggaactgccagaagatggtgaagaggaggaggaggaggacgacgAGGATGATGACGATGATGTGATCATCCAGGACTga
- the HOMEZ gene encoding homeobox and leucine zipper protein Homez isoform X1: protein MVQGWEPPPGLDCAISEGHKSESTMPPNKEASSLNSSPAGLICLPPISEELQLVWTQAAQTSELDSNEHLLQTFSYFPYPSLADIALLCLRYGLQMEKVKTWFMAQRLRCGISWSSEEIEETRARVVYHRDQLHFKSLLSFTHHAGRPPEEMPPSPVPPPEQVGLGIVPLTLSEPTQMKGLKVEPEESLSHQKAKEPLMVPGSGAFPHQSQFWQDHQCSGLSKEQAGRCPDQSHSLATASWNHATAVHQPCARDKPQSISLLASSCKKESASNVTPPSSTSSSSFQGLANGAPATSKPLQPLGCAPQPLSPNEQALPPQLEPAWPQGLRHNSASGRVGPAEYLSPDMQRQRKTKRKTKEQLAILKSFFLQCQWARREDYHKLEQITGLPRPEIIQWFGDTRYALKHGQLKWFRDNAVPGAPSFQDPAVPTPPPSTRSLNEWAETPPLPNPPPPPDIRPLERYWATHQQLRESDIPQLSQASRLSTQQVLDWFDSRLPEPAEVVVCLDEEEEEEEEELPEDGEEEEEEDDEDDDDDVIIQD, encoded by the exons ATGGTGCAAGGCTGGGAGCCGCCGCCCGGGCTGGACTGCG CTATCTCTGAAGGGCACAAATCAGAAAGCACCATGCCTCCTAATAAAGAGGCCAGCAGTCTTAATAGCTCCCCTGCGGGCCTCATCTGCCTCCCTCCAATCTCTGAGGAGCTACAGCTTGTGTGGACCCAAGCAGCCCAGACCAGTGAGCTGGACAGCAATGAACACTTGCTCCAAACCTTCAGCTACTTCCCCTATCCCAGTTTAGcagacattgcccttctttgcctACGCTATGGGCTGCAGATGGAGAAAGTCAAGACTTGGTTCATGGCCCAGCGCCTTCGCTGTGGCATTAGCTGGTCATCTGAAGAAATTGAAGAGACTCGAGCCCGAGTAGTCTACCATCGGGACCAACTCCATTTCAAATCCCTTCTCTCTTTTACTCATCATGCAGGGCGGCCCCCAGAGGAAATGCCTCCTTCTCCTGTGCCACCTCCGGAACAAGTTGGTCTTGGAATAGTGCccctgactcttagcgagcccaccCAGATGAAAGGATTGAAGGTAGAGCCTGAGGAgtcactgagtcaccagaaagCAAAGGAGCCCCTGATGGTACCTGGCAGTGGGGCATTTCCCCACCAATCGCAATTTTGGCAGGATCATCAATGCAGTGGCCTCTCCAAGGAGCAGGCAGGCAGGTGTCCCGACCAGTCACACAGCCTAGCTACTGCTTCCTGGAACCATGCCACAGCTGTCCACCAGCCCTGTGCTCGGGATAAGCCCCAATCCATCTCATTACTTGCCAGTAGTTGTAAGAAGGAGTCAGCATCTAATGTGACTCCTCCTTCCTctacctcttcttcctctttccaggGACTGGCTAATGGAGCTCCTGCCACCTCTAAGCCTCTCCAGCCACTGGGCTGTGCCCCACAACCATTGTCACCCAATGAACAGGCACTACCCCCACAGCTGGAGCCAGCCTGGCCCCAGGGGCTAAGGCATAACTCAGCATCAGGTAGGGTTGGCCCTGCAGAGTATCTTTCCCCAGACATGCAACGCCAGCGAAAGACCAAGCGCAAAACCAAAGAGCAGTTGGCTATCCTCAAATCGTTTTTTCTACAGTGCCAATGGGCACGGCGTGAGGATTACCATAAATTAGAGCAGATCACTGGTTTACCTCGGCCTGAGATTATTCAGTGGTTTGGTGACACACGCTATGCCTTGAAGCATGGGCAACTAAAGTGGTTTCGGGACAATGCAGTACCTGGTGCCCCTAGCTTCCAGGATCCAGCAGTTCCCACACCACCACCTTCAACCCGCTCCTTGAATGAATGGGCTGAGACACCACCTCTGCCAAATCCCCCGCCCCCACCGGATATACGACCCTTAGAGAGGTACTGGGCAACCCACCAACAGCTCCGGGAAAGTGATATCCCTCAACTGAGTCAGGCATCAAGGCTTAGCACCCAGCAGGTACTGGATTGGTTTGACTCTCGATTACCTGAGCCAGCTGAAGTGGTGGTCTGTCTagatgaagaggaggaagaggaggaggaggaactgccagaagatggtgaagaggaggaggaggaggacgacgAGGATGATGACGATGATGTGATCATCCAGGACTga
- the PPP1R3E gene encoding protein phosphatase 1 regulatory subunit 3E isoform X2, with the protein MSRERHPSTDIPRNLSFIASLTERAYYLSQRPSLGEEPEEEPSEGGTRLGARSRAPGPSRGRRARSAPAGGGGTRALRNHSPDTRKRVRFADALGLELTAVRRFRPGELPRVPRHVQVQLQRDALRHFAPCQPRSRGLQEARAALEPASEPGFAARLQAQRICLERVEAGPLGVAGSARVLDLAYEKRVSVRWSADGWRSQREAPAAYAGPAPPPPRADRFSFRLPAPPIGGSLLFALRYRVTGREFWDNNGGRDYALRGPEHPGSGGNPEPQGWIHFI; encoded by the exons ATGTCTCGCGAGCGGCATCCCAGCACCGACATCCCCCGCAACCTGAGCTTCATCGCCTCACTGACAGAGCGCGCCTACTACCTCAGCCAGCGGCCCAGCCTCGGGGAGGAGCCAGAGGAGGAACCAAGCGAGGGAGGGACGCGTCTCGGGGCCCGATCCCGAGCTCCAGGTCCCAGTCGGGGGCGCCGGGCTCGTTCTGCGCCCGCCGGAGGCGGCGGGACCCGGGCGCTCCGCAACCACAGCCCCGATACCCGTAAGAGAGTGCGTTTCGCTGACGCACTGGGGCTGGAGCTGACAGCCGTGCGCCGCTTCCGCCCGGGAGAGCTGCCCCGGGTGCCCCGCCACGTGCAGGTCCAGCTGCAGAGGGACGCCCTCCGCCACTTCGCGCCGTGCCAGCCCCGCTCCCGAGGCCTCCAG GAGGCGCGCGCCGCCCTGGAGCCGGCCAGCGAGCCGGGCTTCGCCGCCCGCCTGCAGGCTCAGCGCATCTGCCTGGAACGCGTCGAGGCGGGCCCGCTGGGCGTGGCCGGGAGCGCGCGCGTGCTGGACCTGGCCTACGAGAAGCGCGTGAGCGTGCGCTGGAGTGCAGACGGCTGGCGGAGCCAACGAGAGGCGCCCGCCGCCTACGCCGGCCCGGCCCCACCCCCGCCGCGCGCCGACCGCTTCTCCTTCCGCCTGCCGGCGCCACCCATTGGAGGTTCCCTACTCTTCGCCCTGCGGTACCGCGTGACGGGCCGCGAGTTCTGGGACAACAACGGCGGCCGTGACTATGCTCTGCGTGGGCCGGAGCACCCGGGCAGTGGCGGAAACCCGGAGCCCCAGGGCTGGATCCACTTTATCTGA
- the PPP1R3E gene encoding protein phosphatase 1 regulatory subunit 3E isoform X1 has protein sequence MSRERHPSTDIPRNLSFIASLTERAYYLSQRPSLGEEPEEEPSEGGTRLGARSRAPGPSRGRRARSAPAGGGGTRALRNHSPDTRKRVRFADALGLELTAVRRFRPGELPRVPRHVQVQLQRDALRHFAPCQPRSRGLQLLLSLQEARAALEPASEPGFAARLQAQRICLERVEAGPLGVAGSARVLDLAYEKRVSVRWSADGWRSQREAPAAYAGPAPPPPRADRFSFRLPAPPIGGSLLFALRYRVTGREFWDNNGGRDYALRGPEHPGSGGNPEPQGWIHFI, from the exons ATGTCTCGCGAGCGGCATCCCAGCACCGACATCCCCCGCAACCTGAGCTTCATCGCCTCACTGACAGAGCGCGCCTACTACCTCAGCCAGCGGCCCAGCCTCGGGGAGGAGCCAGAGGAGGAACCAAGCGAGGGAGGGACGCGTCTCGGGGCCCGATCCCGAGCTCCAGGTCCCAGTCGGGGGCGCCGGGCTCGTTCTGCGCCCGCCGGAGGCGGCGGGACCCGGGCGCTCCGCAACCACAGCCCCGATACCCGTAAGAGAGTGCGTTTCGCTGACGCACTGGGGCTGGAGCTGACAGCCGTGCGCCGCTTCCGCCCGGGAGAGCTGCCCCGGGTGCCCCGCCACGTGCAGGTCCAGCTGCAGAGGGACGCCCTCCGCCACTTCGCGCCGTGCCAGCCCCGCTCCCGAGGCCTCCAG CTCCTCCTTTCCCTACAGGAGGCGCGCGCCGCCCTGGAGCCGGCCAGCGAGCCGGGCTTCGCCGCCCGCCTGCAGGCTCAGCGCATCTGCCTGGAACGCGTCGAGGCGGGCCCGCTGGGCGTGGCCGGGAGCGCGCGCGTGCTGGACCTGGCCTACGAGAAGCGCGTGAGCGTGCGCTGGAGTGCAGACGGCTGGCGGAGCCAACGAGAGGCGCCCGCCGCCTACGCCGGCCCGGCCCCACCCCCGCCGCGCGCCGACCGCTTCTCCTTCCGCCTGCCGGCGCCACCCATTGGAGGTTCCCTACTCTTCGCCCTGCGGTACCGCGTGACGGGCCGCGAGTTCTGGGACAACAACGGCGGCCGTGACTATGCTCTGCGTGGGCCGGAGCACCCGGGCAGTGGCGGAAACCCGGAGCCCCAGGGCTGGATCCACTTTATCTGA